A part of Aspergillus oryzae RIB40 DNA, chromosome 7 genomic DNA contains:
- a CDS encoding transposase (predicted protein) gives MPDSYSDIEIRIVQACTIAQGQKKPNISALARQFNVPYQRLRARIHGRANLSSRPISTKTLDDSQEKALIRWIRQLDNLYSPPTAGMIEQSANQILQRNITDGQSRTVDKNWVYRFIKRLPEEFKLIQQKPKDKKRLDAEDIGVLQHWYDCLEAFIKNIPPKNIYNFDETGFQLRQGKTQKVVTTMPLRAARGNPSKEVGELISAIECIAADGFTLPPYFIFKGTYHLERWYDADIPEEYRISLSPKGYTTDKISFDWIQHFHRHTKHRISTKKEVRLLFFDGHESHLTYEFLQFCGLHYIIPYCFPPHTTHLVQPLDGQPFQVYKHFYRKRNNELAQRGAEMDDKSDFLKEIHSIRTMTFKQRTIRDAFEKRGLYPLDSEKVMKSLREALETAPELEIITTPSPPPSSSSPPSTIRGLRRSISKAQSFINNSPELDQSFVRRLDRVFQSSLETTELAAQLKDDLQQHLRYRKPQDRRKSQKRVKYHGPLTVYDAKRRIADRTEVERLQGLRQIRKTGALEYDKPPQPTNTGDLPSTEAGQVDREGPRLPYWIDTQGDVV, from the coding sequence atgcctgattcttattctgatatcgagatacggatcgtacaggcctgtacaatcgcccaaggccaaaaaaagcccaatatctctgcgctagcgcgtcaatttaatgttccttaccaacgactccgggcgcgtattcatggccgagcaaatctttcctcacgtcctatctcaaccaagacacttgatgattcacaagaaaaggcactaattcgttggattcgtcagcttgataatctatatagtccacctacggccggaatgattgagcagagtgccaaccaaatactgcagcggaatataaccgacgggcaatctcgtacagttgacaagaactgggtttatcgctttattaaacgtcttcctgaggagtttaagctcattcagcagaagccgaaagataagaagcgtcttgatgcagaagatataggtgttctccaacactggtacgactgcttagaggcctttatcaagaatatacctcccaaaaatatatacaatttcgatgaaactggctttcaacttagacagggaaagactcaaaaagttgtaactactatgcctctacgagctgcaagaggaaatccctctaaagaagtaggggaactgatctctgcaatagagtgtattgcagcggacggttttactcttcctccatactttatattcaaaggaacatatcatcttgagcggtggtacgatgcagatattccagaggaatatcgaatatctctatctccaaaaggctatactacagataagattagttttgactggattcagcacttccaccgtcatacaaaacaccgtatctctacaaaaaaagaggttcgattactatttttcgatggccacgagtcccatcttacctatgaatttcttcaattctgtggactacactatattataccatattgctttcctcctcatacaacacatcttgtacagcctcttgatggacaaccttttcaagtctataagcacttttatcgcaagagaaacaatgagctcgctcaaagaggtgctgagatggacgataagagtgattttttaaaagagatccattctattcgtacgatgaccttcaaacaacgtacaatccgggatgcctttgaaaagcgaggtctatatcccttagattcagaaaaggtgatgaaatctctacgtgaggctttggaaactgctccagaacttgagataattacaacaccatcaccaccaccatcaagctcatcgccaccatctacaatacgaggtcttcgtcgaagtattagtaaagcgcagagctttattaataatagcccggagcttgatcaaagctttgtacgacgccttgaccgtgtattccaaagctcgcttgaaactactgaattagccgctcagctcaaggatgatctacagcagcatcttcgataccggaagcctcaggatagacggaaatcacagaaaagggttaaataccacgggccactaactgtatatgatgcaaaacgccgaattgcggatcgtactgaggtggaaagactacagggtcttaggcaaattagaaagacgggagctttggaatacgataaaccaccacaaccgacaaatacaggggatctgcctagtacagaagctggccaggtggatagggaaggccctagattaccttattggatagatactcaaggcgatgttgtatag
- a CDS encoding uncharacterized protein (predicted protein), translating to MLRYSSPMYTSTASSNSTNRRTSEPSCGGMPSHGALLLDQHMASNDFELYHAQSNASSYSSSYPSSNYSYSSFGSYDSGSFEASSYDSGSYEFTTPPPIYCPPDLNPQFAPQYFSSPVQGTWPTPPAQVSPVEEIPYPPLETHYTPCETAKPVKPYVCECGRAFTRPADLKRHESSVHNPVFQDCPVQGCIRKDSNGFPRRDHLIEHLRSYHHLNVPKRRAATKRVAKAA from the exons ATGTTGCGTtactcttctccaatg TAcacatcaacagcatcaagTAACTCAACTAACCGTCGAACTTCAGAACCCTCATGCGGCGGCATGCCCTCCCATGGAGCACTCCTACTCGACCAGCA CATGGCGAGCAATGATTTCGAGCTCTACCATGCCCAGTCCAACGCATCCTCCTATTCTTCCTCCTACCCATCTTCCAACTATTCCTATTCCTCCTTCGGCTCCTATGATTCGGGCTCTTTTGAGGCGTCTTCCTACGACTCTGGCTCCTATGAATTTACCACGCCTCCGCCCATCTACTGCCCACCGGATCTCAATCCACAGTTCGCCCCACAGTACTTTTCCTCCCCGGTTCAGGGCACATGGCCCACTCCCCCTGCGCAGGTCTCAcctgtggaggagatccccTACCCCCCACTGGAGACCCACTACACTCCGTGCGAGACAGCCAA ACCGGTGAAGCCCTACGTCTGTGAGTGCGGCCGGGCGTTCACTCGACCGGCGGACCTGAAGCGGCACGAGTCCAGCGTCCACAACCCTGTCTTCCAGGACTGCCCGGTGCAGGGATGCATCCGCAAGGACAGCAATGGCTTCCCGCGCCGAGACCACTTGATTGAGCATCTGCGGTCGTACCACCATCTCAATGTGCCGAAGCGCCGTGCGGCTACTAAGCGGGTGGCAAAGGCGGCTTAA
- a CDS encoding MGMT family protein (predicted protein): MTTRPQAPPPHTTTTTLTPSTTPSQPPSPSPSTPTLTHKSNPNPNPNTLKQIHRIKSHPTLTPHQRRVYLTLLTIPAGRWTTYAALAKHLSSSARAIGTAMRTNPFAPDVPCHRVLSADGGLGGYMGAGPASGHANLERKRLMLEEEGVGFEWVVSAKDRSRMCGSRAGGGEGRWRARGECFVGFSSL, from the coding sequence atgACCACCAGACCCCAAGCACCACCGCCACatacaaccacaaccactCTCACCCCATCCACAACCCCATCTCAACCTCcatccccatctccatccaCACCTACACTCACTCACAAAAgcaaccccaaccccaacccaaaTACCCTCAAACAAATCCACCGCATAAAATCCCACCCAACCCTAACCCCCCACCAACGGCGCGTATAcctcaccctcctcaccatccCCGCCGGCCGCTGGACAACCTACGCCGCCCTGGCAAAGCACCTCAGCTCCAGCGCGCGCGCAATCGGCACCGCCATGCGGACGAACCCCTTCGCTCCGGATGTGCCCTGTCACCGGGTCCTCAGTGCCGACGGCGGGTTGGGCGGGTACATGGGCGCTGGGCCAGCGAGTGGACATGCTAATCTGGAGCGGAAGAGATTGATgcttgaggaggagggggtgggGTTTGAGTGGGTTGTTTCGGCTAAAGATAGGTCTAGGATGTGTGGTAGTAGGGCTGGTGGTGGGGAGGGACGGTGGAGGGCGAGAGGGGAGTGTTTTGTTGGGTTTTCTTCGTTGTGA
- a CDS encoding putative MFS monosaccharide transporter (predicted transporter (major facilitator superfamily)) → MCDQIPKWNVVHRLEKRKLLIGINSVAALSILFFGYDQGMMAGVNNSKDYIDLMGFGYTEMKDGYLTPVVTDSLLQGGIVSVYYLGTLFGALLGGWIGDRIGRIKTIAAGALWAILGAALQCSAQNHNWMICSRFINGIGTGILNAIVPVWATETAEHTSRGQFIAIEFTLNIFGVVLAYWLEFGLSFIDGGRSPFRWRFPIAFQIIFLVLLFVVVWFFPESPRWLVKVGREQEARYILGRLRGSSDEDAVRAEAEFRDIQNVAEMEKSMNHSTSYLAMLFGYKTGKLHLGRRVQLVIWLQIMQEWVGIAGVTVYAPTIFSIAGFDSMKSQWISGLNNVFYMFATLVCVFTLDRIGRRWTLYWGSIAQGIAMFLAGGFSRLAIDARADGNISRANSFGAAAASMVFIFTSVFGATWLTVPWIYPAEIYPLAVRAKGNAWGVVGWSIGNGWLTLLCPVMFEAIGEKTLYVFAASNVITIPMVWALYPESNQRTLEDMDLLFAAETPWVWDAERTFARLKAENPGYIETANRKNSAVDPEMGKPTDAHEEHASSAS, encoded by the exons ATGTGTGATCAGATACCCAAGTGGAATGTCGTCCACAGATTGGAGAAGCGCAAGCTTCTCATTGGCATCAACAGTGTTGCGGCGTTGtcgattcttttcttcggctACGACCAGGGCATGATGGCAGGAGTCAACAACTCCAAAGACTACATCGACCTCATGGGGTTCGGCTACAccgagatgaaggatggctACCTCACCCCAGTTGTGACAGACAGTCTGCTTCAAGGTGGGATCGTGTCAGTCTATTATCTGGGGACATTGTTCGGCGCACTCCTTGGTGGCTGGATTGGAGACCGTATTGGCCGGATCAAGACCATTGCAGCAGGCGCTCTCTGGGCTATTCTTGGTGCTGCATTGCAGTGTTCCGCACAAAACCACAACTGGATGATTTGCT CGCGCTTCATCAATGGAATTGGCACTGGTATTCTGAACGCAATTGTCCCGGTCTGGGCGACAGAGACTGCCGAGCACACATCCCGAGGACAATTCATTGCAATCGAGTTTACTCTGAATATCTTCGGTGTCGTCCTGGCTTATTGGCTGGAATT TGGATTGTCGTTCATCGATGGCGGAAGGTCTCCATTCCGCTGGCGATTCCCGATCGCCTTCCAGATTATCTTTTTAGTCCTCCTGTTCGTCGTCGTTTGGTTTTTCCCAGAGTCTCCGCGATGGTTGGTCAAAGTCGGTCGCGAGCAAGAAGCGCGCTACATTCTTGGTCGGCTCCGTGGAAGCAGTGATGAAGATGCAGTTCGCGCCGAAGCCGAGTTCCGGGACATCCAAAACGTGgcagagatggagaaaagcATGAACCATAGCACGTCTTACTTGGCGATGCTTTTCGGCTACAAAACAGGCAAGCTACATCTCGGGCGACGTGTGCAACTGGTGATCTGGCTGCAGATCATGCAGGAATGGGTCGGCATTGCCGGTGTCACTGTTT ATGCGCCAACTATCTTTAGCATTGCTGGATTCGACTCGATGAAGAGCCAATGGATCAGTGGGTTGAATAATGTCTTCTATATG TTTGCGACCCTTGTCTGTGTCTTTACGCTCGATCGGATTGGTCGTAGGTGGACTTTGTACTGGGGATCCATTGCGCAGGGTATCGCCATGTTCCTGGCCGGAGGCTTCTCCCGACTTGCCATCGATGCCCGAGCGGATGGAAATATCTCTCGCGCGAACTCATTTGGTGCTGCCGCAGCGTCGATGGTCTTTATTTTTACATCTGTCTTTGGAGCTACCTGGTTGACCG TACCCTGGATTTATCCTGCTGAGATCTATCCGTTGGCGGTCCGCGCAAAAGGAAACGCCTGGGGTGTTGTGGGATGGAGTATTGGGAACGGCTGGCTG ACTCTGTTGTGTCCGGTGATGTTCGAGGCGATCGGCGAAAAGACGCTGTATGTTTTCGCGGCCAGCAACGTCATCACTATTCCGATGGTATGGGCTCTGTATCCCGAGAGTAACCAGCGGACGCTGGAGGACATGGACCTGCTGTTTGCTGCCGAGACGCCGTGGGTGTGGGATGCCGAGCGCACTTTCGCCCGTCTCAAGGCGGAAAACCCGGGGTACATTGAAACCGCCAACCGCAAGAACAGCGCGGTGGATCCGGAGATGGGAAAGCCGACCGATGCGCATGAGGAGCATGCTTCGAGTGCGTCGTGA
- a CDS encoding GrpB family protein (uncharacterized conserved protein): MPSKSEITEFQMPGAVEIISTRPQKLIEIVEPDPTWPESFAIIARRIADALGNRLLSIEHVGSTSVPGLPAKAVIDVDVLVADPTAEDSYVPALEAAGFQFLLREPGWYEHRLFGFNEPYANIHVFGPNSAEHVRHRLFRDWLRNHEDDRQRYVDTKRQAAAASRLAGETVNEYSDRKQSVIHEILQKAFKEHGYLNEQNSDK, translated from the coding sequence ATGCCATCCAAAAGTGAGATTACAGAGTTTCAAATGCCGGGCGCTGTCGAAATCATCTCAACCCGGCCGCAAAAGTTGATTGAGATCGTGGAGCCGGACCCAACATGGCCGGAGTCGTTTGCGATTATTGCACGCCGGATTGCCGATGCCCTTGGTAATCGACTTCTCTCAATCGAGCACGTTGGGTCAACCAGTGTACCAGGGTTACCAGCCAAAGCGGTCATCGATGTTGACGTACTCGTAGCTGACCCCACGGCGGAAGACTCCTACGTGCCAGCCCTTGAGGCTGCGGGTTTTCAGTTCTTGCTTCGCGAGCCTGGCTGGTATGAGCATCGCCTCTTCGGTTTCAACGAACCATACGCGAATATCCATGTATTTGGTCCGAACAGCGCGGAACACGTTCGTCATCGACTGTTCCGTGACTGGTTGCGCAACCATGAGGACGATCGCCAAAGGTATGTCGATACCAAACGGCAGGCCGCTGCCGCTAGTCGATTGGCGGGGGAGACCGTGAACGAGTATTCCGACCGCAAGCAATCTGTGATCCATGAAATCCTCCAGAAAGCTTTCAAGGAGCACGGGTACCTGAATGAGCAAAACTCCGACAAGTAA